Proteins encoded in a region of the Rhodococcus sp. SBT000017 genome:
- a CDS encoding enoyl-CoA hydratase: MIGLSRDGDVVTIELQRPDRRNALNSELCLAVHRGVEQAERDGARVVVITGQGTSFCAGADLTGDAFPEHFGQILEEMLTAIERVSIPVVAAINGPAVGAGTQLAIACDLRVVAPGSFFEIPSTRLGIAVSNWTIRRLAALAGGGVARTILIGGERVHADQAHACGLANKLGDVDAATQWAQAITELAPLALRHLKLVFNDDGAHDVPTPEQTAAFEAAWSSEDMKEARRARAEKRTPKFVGR; encoded by the coding sequence GTGATCGGACTCTCTCGTGACGGCGACGTCGTCACCATCGAACTGCAGCGCCCGGATCGACGGAACGCGTTGAACTCCGAGCTGTGCCTTGCGGTGCATCGCGGCGTCGAACAGGCCGAGCGTGACGGCGCGCGGGTCGTGGTCATCACCGGCCAGGGAACCAGCTTCTGCGCGGGCGCGGATCTGACCGGCGATGCGTTTCCCGAGCATTTCGGTCAGATCCTCGAGGAGATGCTGACGGCAATCGAACGTGTCTCGATTCCGGTCGTGGCTGCGATCAACGGCCCAGCCGTGGGGGCAGGCACCCAGTTGGCGATCGCCTGCGATCTGCGGGTCGTTGCGCCGGGCAGCTTCTTCGAGATTCCGTCGACGAGGCTCGGTATCGCGGTGAGCAACTGGACCATCCGGCGCTTGGCCGCGCTCGCCGGCGGCGGCGTCGCACGCACGATTCTGATCGGCGGGGAACGGGTGCACGCCGATCAGGCGCATGCGTGCGGGCTGGCCAACAAACTCGGCGACGTCGACGCGGCGACGCAATGGGCGCAGGCGATCACCGAGCTCGCTCCGTTGGCGCTGCGTCACCTCAAGCTCGTCTTCAACGACGATGGAGCACATGATGTTCCGACGCCGGAGCAGACCGCAGCATTCGAGGCCGCGTGGAGCAGTGAGGACATGAAGGAAGCGCGCCGCGCACGGGCAGAGAAGCGCACGCCGAAGTTCGTGGGCAGGTGA
- a CDS encoding NAD(P)-binding domain-containing protein, producing MIDTRVAVIGAGQAGLSAGYHLHRAGLTAGEGFVMLDRSPGPGGAWQFCWPSLTLSAVNGVHDLPGMAFADTLGDEPAESVAAADAVPRYYREYEERFELHVRRPVTVTVVCDREPLFRVEAGETVVMAEGLINATGTWEKPFVPHYDGAETFAGRQLHTKDYRTADEFAGKHVVVVGGGISAVQLLDEVSQVTSTTWVTRRPPVFRDSEFDHDAGRKAVAMVEERVRAGLPPGSVVSVTGLLLTPSLAAAQHRGALDRKPMFSSITKDSVVWEDGSSQHADVILWATGFRSALDHLAPLRLRGHGGGIVMDGRLTTRVAANHRVHLLGYGPSASTIGANRAGRAAVTELLETLD from the coding sequence ATGATCGACACTCGGGTCGCCGTCATCGGCGCCGGCCAGGCCGGACTCTCGGCCGGCTATCACCTGCATCGCGCGGGCCTGACCGCCGGTGAGGGGTTCGTGATGCTGGACCGCTCCCCCGGCCCGGGCGGCGCATGGCAGTTCTGCTGGCCCTCGCTGACGTTGAGCGCTGTCAACGGGGTGCACGACCTGCCCGGTATGGCCTTTGCGGACACGCTCGGAGACGAGCCCGCCGAGAGCGTCGCGGCAGCCGATGCCGTCCCCCGCTACTACCGCGAGTACGAGGAACGCTTCGAACTGCATGTTCGACGCCCCGTCACGGTGACCGTCGTGTGCGACCGCGAACCCTTGTTCCGGGTCGAGGCCGGCGAGACCGTCGTCATGGCCGAGGGACTGATCAATGCGACCGGGACGTGGGAGAAGCCGTTCGTTCCGCACTACGACGGAGCCGAGACGTTCGCTGGCAGGCAACTGCACACCAAGGATTACCGGACTGCCGACGAGTTCGCGGGCAAGCACGTCGTCGTGGTGGGCGGCGGCATCTCGGCCGTCCAACTGCTCGACGAGGTTTCGCAGGTCACGTCCACGACCTGGGTGACGCGTCGACCACCGGTGTTCCGAGACAGCGAGTTCGATCACGATGCCGGACGCAAGGCCGTCGCAATGGTCGAGGAGCGGGTGCGGGCGGGCCTGCCGCCCGGTTCGGTGGTCTCGGTGACCGGACTGCTGCTGACGCCGTCGTTGGCTGCTGCTCAGCACCGCGGCGCCCTCGACCGGAAGCCGATGTTCTCGTCCATCACGAAAGATTCGGTGGTGTGGGAGGACGGGTCGAGTCAGCACGCCGATGTGATTCTGTGGGCCACCGGCTTTCGCAGCGCCCTCGATCACCTCGCTCCGCTGCGCCTGCGCGGGCACGGCGGCGGAATCGTCATGGACGGCCGGCTCACCACCCGCGTGGCCGCGAACCATCGCGTCCACCTGCTGGGATACGGGCCGTCCGCCAGCACGATCGGGGCGAACCGAGCCGGGCGAGCCGCGGTGACGGAACTGCTCGAGACTCTGGATTAG